One genomic window of Quercus robur chromosome 6, dhQueRobu3.1, whole genome shotgun sequence includes the following:
- the LOC126688869 gene encoding pentatricopeptide repeat-containing protein At3g48810: protein MYLKEGCSLLLKVHKPSIPFVLNTNPILNPTKPQVEQSQSLVRENDVVNRLRRERDIVMALEYFKSIANSGTFKHTPLTYRTMIEKLSWENDQTDGVQYLLHQMKLEGIQCSEDLFVGVIKCFCRAGLAEQALKTFYRIREFGCKPTVKIYNHVLDALLSEDRFQMVNPIYGNMKRDGMEPNVFTYNILLKALCKKDKVDSACKLLVEMSNKGCSPDVVSYTTVVSALCKHGKVEKARDLVMRFEPNTAVYNALINGVCKEYKFEEAFGLLSEMVDKGVDANVITYSTVISSLCDVGNVGLCLAVLAQMFRRGCSPNVYTFSSLIKGHFLGGRQYEALELWNRMIQEGSVPNVVAYNILIHGLCSNGNMGKAVSVCNEMERNGYPPNVTTYSSLIDGFAKSGNLVGASETWNKMIAHGCQPNVVAYTCMVDVLSRNSMFNQAHFLIENMNTEACLPNTVTFNAFIKGLCDSGRIDWALKVLGQMERCGCFPNITTYNELLDGLFKVNRFREAFALAREIEESGIGQNLVTYNTILYGFCLAGMPHETLQLLGKMLLGGIKPDAITYNIIIYAYCKQGKVKSAIKVLNRNSSAEEWHPDIITYSTLIWGISNWLGIEEAVVFLHKMLNEGIYPNLTTWNVLVHCFFSNLGHMGPIHILDDILGNGLDT from the coding sequence ATGTATTTGAAAGAAGGGTGTTCCTTATTGTTGAAAGTCCACAAACCTTCAATCCCATTTGTGCTAAACACAAACCCAATTCTCAATCCCACCAAACCCCAAGTTGAGCAAAGCCAATCTCTCGTCAGAGAAAACGACGTTGTAAACAGGCTGAGACGCGAGCGTGACATAGTTATGGCCTTGGAGTATTTCAAGTCCATAGCCAATTCAGGAACTTTCAAACACACCCCATTAACGTACCGGACTATGATTGAAAAACTCAGTTGGGAAAACGATCAAACAGATGGTGTGCAATACCTGTTGCACCAAATGAAGTTGGAGGGAATTCAATGCTCCGAGGACTTGTTTGTCGGTGTGATAAAATGTTTTTGCCGAGCTGGGTTGGCCGAGCAAGCATTGAAGACTTTTTATAGGATTAGGGAATTTGGGTGCAAGCCGACAGTGAAGATATACAATCATGTTTTGGATGCATTGCTTAGTGAAGATAGGTTTCAGATGGTTAATCCGATATATGGTAATATGAAGAGAGATGGGATGGAGCCAAATGTGTTTACATATAACATTCTTTTGAAGGCATTGTGTAAGAAGGATAAGGTTGATAGTGCTTGCAAGTTGCTTGTGGAAATGTCGAATAAAGGGTGCTCTCCTGATGTTGTGAGCTATACGACTGTAGTGTCTGCGTTGTGCAAACATGGTAAGGTGGAGAAAGCAAGGGATCTTGTTATGAGGTTTGAACCCAACACTGCAGTTTATAATGCATTGATAAATGGGGTTTGCAAGGAATACAAGTTTGAGGAGGCATTTGGGTTGTTATCTGAGATGGTGGATAAGGGAGTTGATGCTAATGTCATCACATACTCAACAGTTATTAGTTCTCTTTGTGATGTGGGGAATGTTGGGTTGTGTCTTGCAGTTTTGGCCCAAATGTTTAGGAGAGGATGTAGTCCCAATGTTTACACATTTAGTTCCTTAATAAAGGGACATTTCTTAGGAGGGAGGCAGTATGAAGCTCTTGAATTGTGGAATCGAATGATTCAGGAGGGATCTGTGCCCAATGTTGTTgcatacaatattttaatacaTGGTCTCTGCTCCAATGGGAATATGGGTAAAGCTGTATCTGTTTGCAATGAAATGGAGAGAAATGGCTATCCTCCCAATGTGACTACATATAGCAGTCTTATTGATGGCTTTGCAAAATCTGGAAACTTGGTTGGTGCATCTGAGACATGGAACAAGATGATAGCCCATGGTTGTCAACCAAATGTTGTGGCGTATACCTGCATGGTAGATGTCCTCTCAAGGAATTCTATGTTCAACCAAGCTCATTTTCTTATAGAGAATATGAATACTGAAGCTTGTCTGCCAAATACAGTTACATTCAATGCTTTTATCAAAGGGTTATGTGACAGTGGAAGAATAGACTGGGCTCTTAAAGTGCTTGGTCAGATGGAGAGATGTGGGTGTTTTCCGAACATCACAACATATAATGAGCTCTTGGATGGTCTCTTTAAAGTAAACAGATTCAGAGAAGCTTTTGCGCTTGCTAGGGAGATAGAAGAAAGTGGGATTGGGCAGAATTTGGTGACTTATAATACCATTTTGTATGGATTTTGTCTTGCTGGTATGCCTCATGAGACTTTGCAGCTTCTTGGGAAAATGCTTCTAGGGGGGATAAAGCCTGATGCCATTACATATAACATAATAATTTATGCCTACTGTAAGCAGGGAAAGGTTAAGTCTGCCATCAAAGTTTTGAACCGAAATAGTTCAGCAGAAGAATGGCATCCAGACATAATAACGTACTCTACGCTTATATGGGGGATCTCTAATTGGTTAGGCATTGAAGAAGCCGTTGTTTTTCTTCACAAAATGTTAAATGAAGGAATCTACCCCAACCTTACCACCTGGAATGTGTTAGTCCACTGTTTCTTTAGCAACTTAGGTCATATGGGGCCAATTCACATTCTGGATGATATCTTGGGTAATGGATTAGATACATGA